The following proteins come from a genomic window of Heyndrickxia acidicola:
- a CDS encoding YwpF-like family protein encodes MKTFKIISLTVLEKDQERDIPLVDGLIINKEDGKKTWLIEAYLDNQYSEYFQKAKDSSQEMEVEVVITHEANPPAPFRTTILGVQVFEEHVSILLQGFLSTRTRENTGELLEGLVKKGLSGEELIKEFKLVLKRKSRNGNVREQSYQ; translated from the coding sequence ATGAAAACATTTAAAATCATTTCTTTAACCGTATTGGAAAAGGACCAAGAAAGAGACATCCCTCTGGTGGATGGATTGATTATTAATAAAGAAGACGGAAAAAAAACCTGGTTGATCGAAGCCTATTTGGATAATCAGTATTCAGAGTATTTCCAGAAAGCAAAAGACAGTTCTCAGGAGATGGAAGTAGAAGTTGTCATTACCCATGAAGCAAATCCCCCGGCTCCCTTCCGCACTACTATACTCGGCGTGCAGGTATTCGAAGAACATGTAAGCATCTTGCTCCAAGGCTTCTTAAGTACAAGAACCAGAGAAAATACTGGAGAGCTTTTAGAAGGGCTTGTTAAAAAGGGCTTATCCGGTGAAGAGCTGATAAAGGAATTTAAATTAGTATTAAAGAGGAAAAGCAGGAATGGAAATGTAAGAGAGCAATCTTATCAATAA
- the fabZ gene encoding 3-hydroxyacyl-ACP dehydratase FabZ, whose translation MLNTDQIKEIIPHRDPFLLIDEILEVEEGTKAVGIKNVTGDEDFFRGHFPGYPVMPGVLIVEALAQVGAVAMLIKEENRGKLAFFAGIDKCRFKRQVKPGDQLHLEVEIVRIKGPIGKGKGIAKVNGEIACEAEITFALEK comes from the coding sequence ATGTTAAATACAGATCAGATTAAGGAAATCATACCTCACCGGGATCCATTTTTACTTATAGATGAAATTCTGGAAGTGGAAGAGGGAACGAAAGCGGTAGGAATTAAAAATGTAACTGGGGATGAGGACTTTTTCAGAGGCCATTTTCCAGGTTATCCGGTAATGCCAGGTGTTCTTATAGTGGAAGCCCTCGCTCAAGTCGGTGCTGTTGCCATGTTAATTAAAGAAGAGAACAGAGGCAAGCTTGCTTTCTTTGCAGGAATAGATAAATGCCGATTTAAACGCCAGGTAAAACCAGGAGACCAATTACATCTGGAAGTGGAAATAGTCCGTATTAAGGGCCCAATTGGGAAAGGCAAAGGGATTGCTAAAGTAAATGGGGAGATTGCCTGCGAAGCAGAAATTACATTTGCTTTGGAAAAATAA
- a CDS encoding single-stranded DNA-binding protein encodes MINQVTLVGRLTKDPDIRYTMEGRPVLNITLALNRQYRNSLGEFETDFVLCTLWNKAAENTTKYCRKGSVIGVMGRIQTRNYENQDGKKVYVTEVAADTVKFLGGKPLEDRDLQAAVKM; translated from the coding sequence TTGATTAATCAGGTTACCTTGGTTGGCAGATTAACAAAGGATCCTGACATTCGGTATACAATGGAAGGCAGGCCTGTTCTGAATATTACGTTAGCGCTAAACAGGCAATATCGTAATAGTCTAGGAGAATTTGAGACAGACTTTGTATTATGCACGTTATGGAATAAAGCAGCGGAAAATACGACAAAGTATTGCAGAAAAGGATCCGTCATAGGAGTGATGGGGCGAATTCAAACAAGAAATTATGAAAATCAAGATGGAAAGAAGGTCTATGTCACTGAAGTTGCTGCGGATACGGTAAAGTTCTTAGGAGGTAAGCCATTGGAGGATCGCGATTTACAAGCCGCAGTAAAGATGTAA
- a CDS encoding rod shape-determining protein produces the protein MFAKDIGIDLGTANVLIHVKGQGIVLNEPSVVAIDKNQNKVLAVGEEARRMVGRTPGNIVAIRPLKDGVIADFDVTETMLKYFINKLNVKGFLSKPRILICCPTNITSVEQKAIREAAEKSGGKKVYLEEEPKVAAIGAGMDIFQPSGNMVVDIGGGTTDIAVLSMGDIVTSASIKMAGDKFDNEILQYIKKEYKLLIGERTAENIKINIGTVFPGSRNESMEIRGRDMVSGLPRTITVNSVEIESALRESVAVITHAAKNVLERTPPELSADIIDRGVILTGGGALLHGIDQLLAEELKVPVLVAENPMDSVAVGTGIMLENIDKISRRRFG, from the coding sequence GCCATCAGTGGTTGCTATTGATAAAAATCAAAATAAAGTACTGGCGGTAGGAGAAGAAGCCAGACGCATGGTTGGACGGACACCAGGAAATATTGTAGCTATCCGTCCTCTGAAAGATGGAGTCATCGCAGATTTTGATGTGACGGAAACAATGCTTAAGTATTTCATTAATAAATTAAATGTAAAAGGCTTTTTATCCAAACCAAGAATTCTTATCTGCTGCCCAACAAATATCACAAGTGTAGAGCAAAAAGCCATTCGGGAAGCTGCTGAAAAGAGCGGAGGCAAGAAGGTTTACCTCGAAGAAGAACCAAAAGTTGCGGCTATAGGGGCAGGAATGGATATCTTCCAGCCAAGCGGAAACATGGTAGTAGATATTGGAGGAGGTACAACAGACATAGCTGTACTTTCCATGGGTGATATTGTAACGTCTGCCTCTATTAAGATGGCTGGGGATAAGTTTGATAATGAAATTCTTCAGTATATTAAAAAAGAATATAAATTGTTAATTGGCGAGAGAACCGCTGAAAACATCAAAATAAACATTGGCACGGTATTCCCTGGTTCACGTAATGAATCAATGGAAATCAGGGGAAGAGACATGGTTTCCGGCCTGCCTAGAACCATTACTGTAAATTCAGTTGAAATAGAATCCGCTCTTCGTGAATCGGTGGCTGTCATCACTCATGCGGCAAAAAATGTCCTGGAAAGAACTCCGCCGGAATTATCTGCAGATATTATCGACCGCGGTGTTATTTTAACAGGTGGCGGAGCGCTTCTTCACGGAATCGACCAGCTTCTCGCAGAGGAACTGAAAGTACCAGTATTAGTTGCTGAAAACCCGATGGATTCTGTAGCGGTGGGAACCGGCATTATGCTCGAGAATATTGATAAAATCTCCAGAAGACGTTTTGGATAA
- a CDS encoding flagellar hook-basal body protein, protein MLRGFYTAASGMLAQQRLTDMLTNNLANANTPGFKQDQSSIRDFPQLLLQRMDQQSLPVKDAPSLPSFTQVGSLSTGVYLQETQPKFLQGDLQNTGKKTDLAIVDQGTNSSADSFFTIQGEDGHVRYTRNGNFTLDQNGYLTQDNGLYVLDSNGNKIQLKSDQFTVDNNGNISENGNRVATLGIAYTNKPMSLIKEGDGLYGTVNNAKLPASQNTQFTLNQGFLEASNVDQTQVMTQMLAAYRSFEANQKVLQAYDQSMDKAVNEVGRVNG, encoded by the coding sequence ATGTTGAGGGGCTTTTACACTGCTGCTTCTGGAATGCTCGCGCAGCAGCGTTTAACCGATATGTTAACCAATAACTTAGCCAATGCAAATACACCGGGTTTTAAACAGGATCAGTCTTCCATAAGGGACTTTCCTCAGCTTTTGCTTCAACGTATGGACCAGCAGAGTCTGCCTGTGAAGGATGCACCGTCTCTTCCAAGCTTTACTCAAGTCGGCAGTTTAAGTACTGGAGTATACCTTCAGGAAACACAGCCAAAATTTTTACAGGGAGATTTGCAGAATACGGGGAAAAAGACGGATCTCGCCATTGTTGATCAAGGAACGAATTCCAGTGCTGATAGTTTTTTTACTATACAGGGGGAAGATGGTCACGTCCGCTATACTCGAAACGGTAATTTTACTCTAGACCAGAATGGGTATTTGACACAGGATAACGGGTTATATGTCCTGGATAGCAACGGAAATAAAATTCAGCTGAAAAGTGATCAATTCACAGTAGATAATAACGGGAACATATCAGAAAACGGGAATCGAGTGGCAACACTTGGGATTGCCTATACGAATAAACCGATGTCTTTGATAAAAGAAGGAGACGGCCTTTATGGAACTGTAAATAATGCCAAGCTTCCTGCCTCGCAAAACACTCAGTTCACTTTAAATCAAGGATTTCTTGAAGCATCTAATGTTGATCAAACGCAAGTAATGACACAAATGCTTGCTGCCTATCGTTCTTTTGAGGCAAACCAAAAAGTTCTCCAAGCCTACGATCAAAGTATGGATAAAGCAGTAAATGAAGTAGGCCGTGTAAATGGGTAA
- a CDS encoding flagellar hook-basal body protein → MNQTMITAAATLGQLQKQMDIISNNIANIDTNGYKGRDATFADLLVQQFDNQPDQTKEVGRNTPYGIRIGAGAKIAQSQLDESQGAVKQTNRPLDVSFTKENQYLKVLNDQNGQNSICYTRDGNLSVSPVGKNELMLVNSSGLPILDENNKVITFQDNVKDYTITEQGQFKVNSVNGQTTSFNLGVVTADKPQFLEQAGDNLLDVPSQFSANPAGIIKEMTGPLRAQVSMQQGALESSNVDMGKEMTDLLNAQRSYQFQSRAITLSDQMAGLVNSLR, encoded by the coding sequence ATGAATCAAACCATGATTACTGCAGCTGCCACACTTGGACAACTCCAAAAGCAAATGGATATTATCAGCAATAACATTGCTAATATTGATACGAATGGCTATAAGGGCAGAGATGCGACTTTTGCTGACCTTCTTGTTCAGCAGTTTGATAATCAGCCTGATCAAACAAAAGAAGTTGGAAGAAATACCCCATATGGAATAAGAATCGGAGCAGGGGCAAAAATAGCTCAATCACAGCTGGATGAATCACAGGGGGCAGTTAAACAGACAAATCGTCCCTTGGATGTATCATTCACTAAAGAGAATCAGTACCTAAAGGTTCTTAATGATCAAAATGGGCAAAACAGCATCTGCTACACGCGTGATGGGAATTTGTCTGTTTCTCCTGTTGGGAAAAATGAGCTAATGCTTGTAAATAGTTCTGGTCTTCCGATATTGGATGAGAATAATAAGGTCATTACTTTTCAAGATAACGTGAAAGATTATACGATTACCGAACAAGGTCAATTTAAAGTAAACTCGGTGAATGGACAAACCACTTCTTTTAATTTGGGTGTGGTAACGGCAGATAAGCCGCAGTTTCTTGAGCAAGCGGGTGATAATCTGCTAGATGTTCCTTCACAATTCTCAGCAAACCCTGCTGGTATCATAAAAGAGATGACAGGGCCATTAAGAGCGCAAGTATCGATGCAGCAGGGTGCATTAGAATCTTCGAATGTTGATATGGGAAAAGAAATGACAGATCTATTGAATGCACAGCGTTCCTATCAATTTCAATCGAGGGCCATTACCCTTTCAGACCAGATGGCCGGTTTAGTTAATAGTCTGCGATGA